In Limibacter armeniacum, a single window of DNA contains:
- a CDS encoding MarC family protein encodes MSELFSFGLLCFTSFFTLINPLGTMPIFVTMTSELDQQERVATAKRASIVSFFTILAFAFSGQLLFNFFGISVNSFRVVGGIIFFLMGMDMLQARLNKVKVKESEVKTYVRDISITPLAIPMICGPGAITNAIVLMEDAETLEQKVTLIVAILLVMVLTYSILYSASKIIRFLGETGNNVMMRLMGLIVMVIAVEFFFSGLTPIIHQMMAK; translated from the coding sequence ATGAGCGAACTTTTTTCATTCGGACTTTTGTGTTTTACTTCATTTTTTACGCTGATTAACCCTTTGGGGACAATGCCGATTTTTGTAACCATGACTTCGGAGCTTGATCAGCAAGAAAGGGTCGCTACAGCCAAGCGAGCCAGCATAGTTTCTTTCTTCACTATCTTGGCATTTGCTTTTTCAGGGCAGCTTCTATTCAATTTCTTTGGGATTTCAGTAAACAGCTTTCGGGTTGTTGGTGGTATTATCTTTTTCCTGATGGGAATGGACATGCTTCAGGCGAGACTGAACAAGGTAAAGGTGAAGGAGTCTGAAGTGAAAACTTATGTACGGGATATTTCCATTACACCATTGGCAATTCCAATGATTTGTGGTCCGGGAGCTATTACCAATGCTATTGTTCTGATGGAGGACGCAGAGACTTTAGAACAAAAAGTAACCCTGATTGTTGCTATTTTGTTGGTCATGGTACTGACGTATTCAATTCTTTACAGTGCGTCAAAGATTATCAGATTTTTGGGTGAAACCGGAAACAATGTCATGATGCGACTGATGGGATTGATTGTGATGGTCATTGCGGTGGAGTTTTTCTTCAGTGGACTAACACCAATTATCCACCAAATGATGGCTAAATAA
- a CDS encoding class I SAM-dependent methyltransferase, protein MNKEFWDERFASQEYAYGKQGSQFVKSQLEQLKPGKLLLPAEGEGRNAVTSALQGWEVTAFDISEEGRRKAMLLADDAGVQIEYELKGFDTFEAEAESFDAVALVYAHTFPEVRNAYHRKLIGFLKPGGTLILEGFSKEQFGKPSGGPKVLEMLFDEEMLMSDFGDLLTDIRIEKVSQLLDEGTYHQGEASLIRLVGKKR, encoded by the coding sequence ATGAATAAAGAATTTTGGGATGAAAGGTTTGCCAGTCAGGAATATGCTTATGGTAAACAAGGTAGTCAGTTTGTAAAGTCACAGTTGGAACAACTCAAACCGGGAAAACTGTTGCTACCTGCTGAAGGGGAAGGACGCAATGCCGTTACTTCCGCTTTACAGGGATGGGAGGTGACAGCCTTTGATATCAGTGAAGAGGGTAGAAGAAAGGCGATGCTTTTGGCAGATGATGCAGGTGTTCAGATAGAATATGAGCTGAAAGGCTTTGATACATTTGAAGCTGAAGCGGAAAGTTTTGACGCTGTTGCATTGGTTTATGCGCATACCTTTCCTGAAGTCAGAAATGCGTATCACCGAAAGCTAATCGGTTTTTTGAAACCTGGTGGAACGTTGATTTTGGAAGGATTTTCCAAAGAGCAGTTTGGGAAGCCTTCAGGTGGACCAAAAGTGCTGGAGATGCTTTTTGATGAGGAAATGCTGATGTCTGATTTTGGTGACTTGCTAACAGATATTCGTATAGAGAAAGTGTCACAATTATTGGATGAAGGTACATACCATCAAGGGGAGGCATCCTTGATTAGGTTGGTAGGCAAGAAACGATAA
- a CDS encoding DinB family protein: MDYQFKLLRQSRQNLLRFTEQFTLEELNEVPEGFNNNIIWHMGHILVTQQLLCYKNAGVPCRISDEIINQFRKGTKPEALVPEEEVTFIRKRLTQTPSLLEEDFRNGLFGEYNEISTSFGNTISNIEEAVVFNNIHEGMHFGYLLALRRALTKTV, from the coding sequence ATGGATTACCAATTCAAACTGCTGAGACAATCACGCCAAAACCTGCTTCGCTTTACTGAACAGTTTACCCTAGAGGAACTCAACGAGGTTCCTGAAGGCTTCAACAACAATATTATATGGCATATGGGGCATATTTTGGTGACACAGCAGCTGCTTTGTTACAAAAACGCAGGAGTTCCATGTCGTATCAGTGATGAGATTATCAACCAATTTAGAAAAGGAACCAAGCCAGAAGCACTTGTTCCGGAAGAGGAAGTTACCTTTATCAGAAAAAGGCTAACACAGACTCCAAGCCTATTGGAGGAAGACTTCAGAAATGGACTTTTTGGAGAGTATAATGAAATATCAACCAGTTTTGGCAATACCATTTCCAATATTGAAGAGGCAGTTGTTTTCAATAACATACACGAAGGCATGCATTTCGGTTACCTGCTTGCGCTGAGAAGGGCACTAACCAAAACTGTATAA
- the xseB gene encoding exodeoxyribonuclease VII small subunit, whose translation MEEKITYEDALKELKNIQQLLEKNEIPIDQIADKIKRANELLLYCRTKLRSAEDEINKALEN comes from the coding sequence ATGGAAGAAAAAATAACCTACGAAGACGCTTTAAAAGAATTGAAAAACATTCAGCAATTACTGGAAAAAAACGAAATTCCCATTGACCAAATTGCTGACAAGATCAAACGAGCGAATGAGCTGCTGCTCTATTGTCGCACCAAACTTCGTTCAGCTGAGGATGAAATAAATAAAGCATTGGAAAATTAA
- the xseA gene encoding exodeoxyribonuclease VII large subunit: MSGNSPKAYSLLQLNTSIQKVIDGIGKSIWITAEIASSQKRNGHVYLELVQKDHTQIVAKARAMIWASQLSVIKTDRGHDTDQLLSTGTKVMIKVTVTYHTVHGLSLQVYDIDPAYTVGELELKRRQTIERLQKEQLIDRQSYLRMPLVPQKIAVISSENASGYADFVNQLVNNAYGYHYQLTLFPVSVQGEKASKEIVSRIAEIDCNNFDIMVIIRGGGSKLDLQPFDEYDVAHAIAQLPLPVITGIGHHTDECVADMVAHTAVKTPTAAAELILRLASNFEAAMEEGYQQVSKLALQIILTQQDRINSISQRIGQLAKESVNKNKGELDQLFLSLKLNAKYLLDKKVEELNQIQHSVRLNAKHITEKQSEELTLLLQSFKQQTKYLFERKNEELNTLEWKIQTLDPLELMRKGYSITLLDGKPINAENTPKAGDKLKTIHHDFEIESTVDEVRDTNLAQAETEETWKKK, translated from the coding sequence ATGAGTGGTAACAGTCCAAAGGCATATTCCCTACTACAGCTAAATACCAGCATTCAGAAGGTGATTGATGGCATTGGCAAAAGTATCTGGATTACGGCAGAAATTGCCTCTTCCCAGAAGCGGAATGGTCACGTCTATCTGGAACTGGTACAAAAAGACCATACACAGATTGTAGCCAAGGCGAGGGCAATGATCTGGGCATCGCAATTATCAGTCATCAAAACGGATAGAGGACATGATACAGATCAGTTGTTAAGTACCGGCACCAAAGTGATGATCAAGGTGACAGTCACTTACCATACTGTACATGGTCTCTCCTTACAGGTATATGACATTGACCCTGCCTATACTGTTGGTGAACTTGAACTGAAGAGAAGGCAAACAATTGAAAGGCTACAGAAGGAACAACTGATTGACAGGCAATCCTATCTAAGAATGCCGCTTGTTCCCCAAAAAATTGCTGTAATCAGTTCTGAAAATGCATCCGGTTATGCTGACTTCGTAAATCAGCTGGTCAACAATGCTTATGGCTACCATTATCAGTTGACCCTTTTTCCTGTCAGTGTACAAGGTGAGAAGGCTTCAAAAGAGATTGTTTCCAGAATAGCCGAAATTGACTGCAACAACTTTGACATCATGGTAATCATAAGAGGCGGAGGCTCCAAATTAGACCTTCAGCCATTTGATGAATACGATGTTGCACATGCCATTGCCCAGCTCCCACTTCCGGTCATTACAGGTATTGGACACCATACAGATGAATGTGTGGCAGATATGGTGGCGCATACGGCGGTCAAAACACCTACAGCAGCCGCTGAGTTAATCTTAAGGCTGGCTTCAAATTTTGAAGCTGCAATGGAAGAAGGTTATCAGCAAGTTTCAAAGCTTGCACTACAGATTATCCTCACCCAGCAGGATAGAATCAACTCAATAAGTCAGCGTATTGGTCAATTGGCAAAAGAGTCAGTCAACAAAAACAAAGGCGAACTCGATCAGTTATTTTTGAGTTTAAAACTCAATGCCAAATACCTGCTGGATAAAAAAGTGGAAGAGCTGAACCAAATACAGCATTCTGTCAGGCTTAATGCCAAGCATATTACGGAGAAGCAATCAGAGGAACTGACACTGCTTCTGCAAAGCTTTAAACAGCAGACCAAGTACCTGTTTGAAAGGAAAAATGAGGAACTCAATACCTTGGAATGGAAGATCCAAACACTGGATCCTTTGGAATTGATGAGAAAAGGCTATTCCATTACACTATTGGATGGCAAACCCATCAATGCAGAGAATACACCCAAAGCAGGCGATAAACTCAAAACCATTCACCATGATTTTGAGATTGAAAGTACTGTTGATGAAGTAAGGGATACAAACTTAGCACAGGCTGAAACTGAAGAAACATGGAAGAAAAAATAA
- a CDS encoding tetratricopeptide repeat protein, whose protein sequence is MNQQRLDKLFEFQKEDPNDPFIIYAIANEYNGHDNETALKYYNQLLDEHENYTGTYYHVAALYTQLGDREKAESIYKKGILICQQEKDRHALSELQRAYNDFLYDDEDEW, encoded by the coding sequence ATGAATCAGCAACGACTTGACAAGCTGTTTGAGTTTCAAAAAGAGGATCCGAATGATCCATTTATCATTTATGCCATTGCCAATGAATACAATGGGCACGACAATGAGACTGCCTTAAAATATTACAATCAACTGCTTGACGAGCACGAAAACTATACGGGTACTTACTACCATGTGGCGGCACTGTATACACAGCTAGGTGATAGAGAAAAAGCAGAAAGCATTTACAAAAAAGGTATCTTGATCTGTCAGCAGGAGAAAGACAGACACGCACTGAGCGAACTTCAAAGAGCTTACAACGACTTCCTATACGACGACGAAGATGAGTGGTAA
- a CDS encoding LolA family protein, with the protein MKKLTLLVTILFSIAQASFAQQDAKAREILDAMSAKYQKMNSFKADIEQKIFSVAQNQQLGSMEIEATVKGDKYRLKIGDQIIYNNTETVWTYMKDIEEVNVSNANNSAESLLSAPSKIYTIYKDGFKYLYMGTKSEDGTTYHVVDLSPNKDIKANFYKLTMYIDTKDNSLTKWEVFEKGNQTRYLFTVKDFKQNVSVTDADFEFSVKANPDVEVVDLR; encoded by the coding sequence ATGAAAAAGCTAACACTTCTTGTTACAATACTTTTTTCGATTGCTCAAGCTTCGTTTGCTCAACAAGATGCAAAAGCAAGAGAAATCTTGGATGCCATGAGCGCCAAATACCAAAAGATGAATTCATTCAAAGCTGATATTGAGCAAAAGATTTTTAGTGTTGCTCAAAACCAGCAATTGGGTTCAATGGAAATTGAAGCAACTGTTAAAGGAGATAAATACAGACTGAAAATCGGTGACCAAATCATTTACAACAATACCGAAACAGTTTGGACATATATGAAGGATATTGAGGAGGTAAACGTTTCAAATGCCAACAACAGTGCTGAAAGCCTGTTGAGTGCGCCTTCGAAGATTTACACTATCTATAAGGATGGTTTCAAATACCTTTATATGGGCACAAAATCAGAGGATGGCACTACTTACCATGTAGTTGACTTGTCTCCAAACAAGGATATCAAGGCAAACTTTTACAAGTTAACCATGTATATCGACACAAAAGACAACTCACTGACAAAATGGGAAGTATTTGAGAAAGGTAACCAAACTCGCTACCTGTTTACGGTAAAAGACTTCAAGCAAAATGTAAGCGTTACAGATGCTGACTTTGAATTCAGCGTAAAAGCTAACCCTGATGTTGAAGTAGTGGATTTGAGATAG
- a CDS encoding glucoamylase family protein, whose translation MKKLLISLTMSLSILTVAFGQSKPTKVTADGYDSHIELKWDSSEKEGTKFNVYASFDGGNEFVHRGTTDEHWYMDFVNDQGRNITVQYKITAVTEKGKESKPTDMISASIRDFSDEELMEMVQQYTFRYFWDFAHPTTGMSRERDAHKLGDKVVTVGGSGFGVMAIIVGAERGWITREQAVDHLLKVTKFLEETDRFHGMWAHWYDGDAKKVVEFGHKDNGGDIVESSFMAQGLLTARQYFDGNGKKEQQLRERITKLWEDMEWDFYTNGQEYLIWHWSPDHGFEKNHGIRGYNECFITYILAGSSPSHSIPTEAYHKSWAGWDNPNFANYETYFDMILPLGSKRWYGGPLFFAHYSYLGLDPRGLSDMYANYWEQNKAHTLINRQYCINNPYGYEGYGENFWGLTAGDKVPTGYNAFCPGYVRDGGNVQPTAALSSMPYTPEESMGVLKNFYRNYGRELFGPMGFYDGINLNVEGPLKNQVRKTYIAIDQGPILVMIENHRSGLLWENFMKNTDVLKGLKKLNFKINNREIQVK comes from the coding sequence ATGAAAAAACTTCTGATCAGCTTAACTATGTCACTTTCTATCTTGACAGTGGCATTTGGACAGTCCAAACCGACCAAAGTGACGGCAGATGGATATGATAGTCATATAGAATTGAAATGGGATTCTTCTGAAAAAGAAGGAACCAAGTTTAATGTCTATGCTTCATTTGATGGTGGAAATGAGTTTGTGCATAGAGGGACAACCGATGAACATTGGTATATGGACTTTGTCAATGATCAGGGAAGAAATATTACAGTACAGTATAAGATCACGGCTGTTACGGAAAAAGGTAAGGAGTCAAAACCAACTGATATGATCTCTGCAAGTATCCGTGACTTCTCGGATGAAGAGCTGATGGAGATGGTTCAGCAATATACGTTCCGATATTTCTGGGATTTTGCACACCCTACAACAGGGATGTCACGTGAGCGTGATGCGCATAAGCTTGGAGACAAAGTGGTAACTGTAGGTGGTTCGGGCTTTGGCGTAATGGCAATTATTGTAGGTGCTGAAAGAGGTTGGATCACTAGAGAGCAAGCAGTAGATCACTTGCTGAAAGTTACGAAGTTCTTGGAGGAGACTGATAGGTTTCATGGCATGTGGGCACACTGGTATGACGGTGATGCAAAGAAAGTAGTGGAATTCGGTCATAAGGATAATGGTGGCGATATCGTAGAATCATCTTTTATGGCACAAGGACTGCTGACAGCAAGACAATACTTTGATGGAAATGGAAAGAAAGAACAGCAACTTCGTGAACGCATCACCAAGTTGTGGGAAGATATGGAATGGGACTTCTATACCAATGGACAGGAGTACCTGATCTGGCACTGGTCTCCAGACCATGGATTTGAGAAAAACCACGGAATCAGGGGTTATAACGAGTGCTTTATCACCTATATTCTGGCAGGTAGTTCACCTTCTCATAGTATCCCGACAGAAGCGTACCACAAGAGCTGGGCTGGTTGGGACAATCCAAACTTCGCCAATTATGAGACATATTTTGACATGATTCTTCCATTGGGAAGCAAACGTTGGTATGGTGGGCCGCTATTCTTTGCCCACTATTCATATCTGGGTCTTGACCCAAGAGGGTTGTCAGATATGTATGCTAATTACTGGGAACAGAACAAAGCACATACTTTGATTAACCGCCAGTATTGTATCAATAACCCATATGGGTATGAAGGCTATGGTGAGAACTTCTGGGGATTGACAGCAGGTGATAAAGTGCCAACAGGATATAATGCGTTTTGTCCTGGTTATGTAAGAGATGGAGGAAATGTTCAGCCAACAGCTGCTTTGTCATCAATGCCATATACGCCTGAAGAGTCAATGGGCGTGCTTAAGAACTTCTATAGAAACTATGGTAGAGAGCTTTTCGGACCTATGGGCTTTTATGATGGCATCAACCTGAATGTAGAAGGACCTTTGAAAAATCAGGTGAGAAAGACCTACATCGCGATTGATCAGGGACCTATTCTAGTGATGATTGAAAATCACCGCTCAGGTTTGCTTTGGGAAAACTTTATGAAAAACACGGATGTTTTGAAAGGGTTGAAGAAGCTCAATTTCAAGATCAATAACCGTGAGATTCAGGTAAAATAA
- a CDS encoding family 43 glycosylhydrolase, whose product MMRYFYIMVAVMAVMLPFGVTAQESLPATYCNPVNLDYTYMIYNSHKDISYRSGADPAVVEFRGEYYMFVTRSMGYWHSTDLQNWDFIEPQRWYFQGSNAPAAFNYKDSVLYVAGNPSGSMSILYTDDPKKGDWKGAPSIIHNIQDPALFIDDDGEAYMYWGSSNKFPIRARKMNKNKRFVAEDKKYELFNLDEAAHGWERFGENNFHPTLKEGYIEGPWMTKHDGKYYLQYAAPGTQFNVYGDGVYIADHPLGPYKYMPNNPMCFKPGGFMNGAGHGSTMEDTSGQFWHFASMALASNAHWERRICMFPTHFDKDGLMYSNTHYGDYPRFAATEEGKKGEPTGWMLLSYNKPTTISSVYLQERRSTSTDGHYDTEEIPTVRNKKGEIETTVLTDENTKSFWVAEANDDSQWVKIDLQKPSNIYALQVNYHDHKSDIYGRKPDMYHRYKVEVSKDGKKWETVIDKSNNDKDVPNDYVQLKTPVKARYVRYNHIHAPTPYFALSEIRIFGLGEGAKPKMVKNLKINREEDRREAQFNWDAVKGAQGYNIYWGIAPDKLYNSWLVYDKNELKIPSFDRDTPYYISIEAFNENGISERTEPVLMK is encoded by the coding sequence ATGATGCGATATTTCTACATAATGGTAGCTGTGATGGCAGTAATGCTCCCTTTTGGAGTGACTGCTCAGGAATCACTTCCAGCAACTTATTGTAATCCTGTAAATCTGGATTACACATATATGATCTATAACTCACACAAAGACATTTCATACCGTTCGGGTGCGGACCCAGCAGTAGTTGAATTTCGTGGTGAGTATTACATGTTCGTGACAAGGTCAATGGGTTACTGGCATTCAACAGATTTACAAAACTGGGATTTTATTGAGCCACAAAGATGGTATTTCCAAGGTTCTAATGCTCCGGCAGCCTTCAACTATAAAGACTCCGTATTGTATGTGGCAGGTAACCCATCAGGCTCCATGAGTATCCTGTACACTGATGATCCAAAAAAAGGGGATTGGAAAGGAGCGCCTTCCATTATCCATAATATTCAAGACCCTGCCTTGTTTATCGACGATGATGGGGAAGCATATATGTATTGGGGTTCTTCAAACAAGTTCCCAATCAGAGCCCGCAAGATGAATAAGAACAAGCGTTTTGTGGCAGAGGATAAGAAGTATGAGCTTTTTAACCTTGATGAAGCAGCGCATGGTTGGGAGAGATTTGGTGAAAACAACTTTCACCCAACTTTGAAAGAAGGTTATATAGAAGGTCCGTGGATGACAAAGCACGATGGCAAGTATTACCTTCAGTATGCAGCTCCCGGAACGCAGTTTAATGTATATGGGGATGGTGTATATATTGCCGATCATCCACTAGGACCTTATAAGTACATGCCAAACAACCCGATGTGCTTTAAGCCAGGAGGGTTTATGAATGGTGCAGGACATGGTTCGACAATGGAAGATACAAGTGGTCAGTTCTGGCACTTTGCCTCAATGGCTTTGGCTTCCAATGCACATTGGGAGAGACGTATCTGTATGTTCCCTACACATTTTGATAAGGATGGATTGATGTACAGCAATACCCATTATGGTGACTACCCTCGTTTTGCCGCTACCGAAGAGGGTAAAAAAGGCGAGCCAACTGGGTGGATGTTACTCTCATACAATAAGCCAACAACGATTTCATCTGTTTACTTGCAGGAAAGAAGAAGTACTTCTACTGATGGACATTACGATACTGAAGAAATTCCTACAGTACGCAATAAGAAAGGGGAGATTGAAACGACTGTTTTGACTGACGAGAATACAAAGTCCTTTTGGGTAGCCGAAGCTAATGATGACAGCCAGTGGGTGAAGATTGACTTGCAGAAACCAAGCAATATTTATGCGCTTCAGGTTAATTACCATGATCATAAGTCAGATATCTACGGTAGAAAACCCGATATGTACCACCGCTATAAAGTAGAGGTCTCAAAGGATGGCAAGAAATGGGAAACTGTAATAGACAAGAGCAATAATGATAAGGATGTACCGAATGATTATGTTCAGCTTAAAACGCCTGTCAAGGCAAGGTATGTACGTTACAATCATATCCATGCACCTACACCGTATTTTGCTTTGTCAGAGATCAGAATCTTTGGCTTAGGTGAAGGAGCCAAACCAAAAATGGTGAAGAACCTAAAGATTAATAGAGAAGAAGATAGGAGAGAAGCGCAGTTTAATTGGGATGCAGTAAAAGGCGCGCAAGGTTATAATATCTATTGGGGTATTGCACCTGACAAGCTTTATAACTCTTGGCTTGTTTATGATAAGAATGAGCTGAAAATTCCTTCATTTGACCGTGATACTCCTTATTACATTTCGATTGAGGCATTTAATGAGAATGGTATCTCAGAAAGAACGGAGCCTGTATTGATGAAATAA
- a CDS encoding DNA translocase FtsK, protein MATTNKNVRKNTYKRPTEETPEKKFTLPKFNPKFSLAFLDDKRFRMSIGLLLVFSSIITLFSLLSFIFTGKADQSVIESVGLQNLLSSGLEVENWIGLVGAAIAHFLVYHTFGIGSIAIIPVLFVGGLKLLTKHEIFPTQKLLWLGVFLMIWTSILFGYYVVIKESPNMLGFLSGSIGYLLAEGLYSLTGWGTILILLASMGIFIIYNFRTSTLEGLAVKWFGKYFGKEPETTDADKHEMPKDLDEEMSKADEEADDESDLDEEDEPEAAKERYYPATAEQLKEYEKQATAQQGSNIVIHSAGQVIVHGDENRTQIRQDKQAQQEVRQPEKQEFSINVNFPDKENQAPEKQVIKEITKVEQTKQQYPVKAAPAPVPQKETFEIEDTEEGHTLSVTDTSEVDKADVESIKDLVGEQLTIEDMDHYDPKLDLGRYQYPDLDLLNEAPTDKIKVTEEELAKNKEKIVETLNDFKINIKSISATIGPTVTLYEIVPESGIKISRIRSLEDDIALSLAALGIRIIAPIPGKGTIGIEVPNENSELVSMRSVLATKKFVNTDKALPVAFGRTISNEVFVADLAKMPHLLMAGATGQGKSVGINVILTSLLYKKHPSELKFVMIDPKKVELSLFNIIERHYLASLPDAEEAIITDTKKAVYVLNSLCIEMDSRYDLLKKAGTRNIAEYNKKFQNRKLNPNKGHRFLPYIVLVIDELADLMMTAGKEIETPIARLAQLARAIGIHLVVATQRPSVDVITGMIKANFPARLSFRVSSKIDSRTILDAGGAEQLIGRGDMLLSNGNEMIRLQCAFVDTEEVERLCEYISNQQGYDTAYMLPEFEGENESSAGGVNLADRDELFEEAARLLVRHQQGSTSLIQRKLSLGYNRAGRIIDQLEAAGVVGPFEGSKARQVLVNDEVSLEMLLSSL, encoded by the coding sequence ATGGCAACGACAAACAAAAACGTCAGAAAGAATACATATAAAAGACCTACGGAAGAAACCCCGGAGAAGAAATTTACCTTACCTAAATTCAACCCGAAGTTTTCACTGGCTTTTCTGGACGATAAACGCTTCAGAATGAGTATCGGCTTGTTGCTGGTGTTCTCTTCTATCATTACCTTATTTTCTTTACTCTCCTTTATTTTTACAGGAAAGGCTGATCAGAGTGTGATCGAATCTGTTGGACTTCAAAACTTACTTTCATCAGGACTTGAAGTTGAAAACTGGATTGGCCTTGTCGGAGCAGCAATTGCCCACTTCCTTGTATACCATACATTTGGAATTGGTTCTATTGCCATTATCCCTGTACTCTTTGTGGGAGGGTTGAAACTACTGACCAAACATGAAATTTTCCCTACCCAAAAACTGCTTTGGCTGGGTGTCTTTCTTATGATTTGGACCAGTATTCTTTTTGGATACTATGTAGTGATTAAGGAAAGCCCTAACATGCTTGGTTTTCTTTCAGGCTCTATTGGGTACTTATTAGCTGAAGGACTTTACAGCCTTACAGGATGGGGAACAATCCTGATCTTGTTGGCTTCAATGGGTATTTTCATCATTTACAACTTCCGAACTTCTACCTTGGAAGGCTTGGCTGTTAAATGGTTCGGAAAGTACTTTGGCAAAGAACCCGAAACAACTGACGCTGATAAGCATGAAATGCCTAAAGACTTGGATGAAGAAATGTCCAAGGCTGATGAGGAAGCTGATGACGAATCAGACCTAGACGAGGAAGATGAGCCTGAAGCAGCAAAAGAACGTTATTACCCTGCCACTGCCGAACAGCTTAAAGAGTATGAAAAACAAGCTACGGCTCAACAAGGCAGCAATATTGTCATTCACAGTGCAGGACAGGTAATTGTCCACGGTGACGAGAATCGCACACAAATCAGACAGGATAAGCAGGCGCAACAGGAGGTTAGACAACCTGAAAAGCAAGAGTTTTCAATCAATGTCAATTTCCCTGACAAAGAGAATCAAGCTCCTGAAAAACAAGTAATAAAAGAAATCACAAAGGTTGAGCAGACCAAACAGCAGTATCCTGTAAAAGCAGCACCTGCCCCAGTGCCTCAAAAAGAAACTTTTGAAATTGAGGACACAGAGGAAGGACATACACTTAGCGTGACTGATACTTCTGAAGTGGACAAGGCTGATGTAGAAAGCATCAAAGACTTGGTAGGCGAACAGTTGACAATCGAGGACATGGACCACTACGATCCTAAACTGGACCTTGGCAGATACCAATACCCTGACCTTGACTTGCTGAATGAAGCTCCAACTGATAAAATCAAAGTAACTGAAGAGGAACTTGCCAAAAACAAGGAAAAGATTGTAGAAACGCTGAATGACTTTAAAATCAATATCAAATCCATTTCAGCGACGATTGGTCCTACAGTTACACTATATGAAATTGTACCTGAGTCTGGTATTAAGATTTCAAGAATCAGAAGTCTTGAAGATGACATTGCCTTGAGTCTGGCCGCATTGGGTATCCGTATTATTGCGCCAATTCCAGGAAAAGGAACTATCGGTATTGAAGTTCCAAATGAAAACTCCGAACTGGTTTCTATGCGTTCTGTTTTGGCAACCAAAAAGTTTGTCAATACAGATAAGGCACTTCCTGTTGCCTTTGGACGAACCATTTCGAATGAAGTATTTGTCGCAGATTTGGCTAAAATGCCTCACTTGCTGATGGCAGGTGCGACAGGTCAAGGTAAGTCAGTAGGTATCAACGTAATTCTGACTTCACTGCTTTACAAAAAACACCCATCAGAACTGAAGTTTGTGATGATCGACCCTAAAAAGGTTGAACTTTCTCTTTTCAATATCATTGAGCGTCATTATCTGGCGAGTTTGCCTGATGCGGAAGAAGCAATTATTACAGATACCAAAAAGGCGGTTTATGTCTTGAACTCACTCTGTATCGAGATGGATTCAAGGTATGACCTGCTGAAAAAGGCAGGAACAAGGAATATTGCAGAGTACAATAAGAAGTTCCAAAACAGAAAACTTAATCCGAACAAGGGACATAGATTCTTGCCGTACATTGTGTTGGTCATTGACGAGTTAGCTGACTTGATGATGACAGCAGGCAAAGAAATTGAAACACCTATAGCTCGATTGGCACAACTTGCCCGTGCGATTGGCATTCACTTGGTAGTAGCAACACAGCGTCCTTCAGTAGATGTCATTACGGGTATGATCAAGGCAAACTTCCCTGCCCGTCTTTCGTTTAGAGTATCGTCCAAGATTGACTCACGTACAATTCTGGATGCAGGGGGCGCTGAGCAATTGATTGGTCGTGGTGATATGCTACTATCCAATGGCAATGAGATGATTCGTCTCCAATGTGCCTTTGTTGATACAGAAGAAGTAGAACGATTATGTGAGTATATCAGCAACCAGCAAGGTTATGATACTGCTTATATGCTACCTGAGTTTGAAGGTGAAAATGAATCAAGTGCAGGAGGTGTTAACCTTGCAGATCGGGATGAACTGTTTGAGGAAGCTGCCAGACTGCTGGTAAGACATCAGCAAGGAAGTACTTCCCTGATACAAAGAAAGCTAAGCCTTGGTTACAACCGTGCAGGCAGAATCATTGACCAGTTAGAAGCTGCCGGTGTAGTTGGTCCATTTGAAGGTAGTAAAGCCAGACAGGTATTGGTAAATGACGAAGTAAGTCTTGAAATGCTCTTAAGTAGCTTATAA